From a single Tachypleus tridentatus isolate NWPU-2018 chromosome 6, ASM421037v1, whole genome shotgun sequence genomic region:
- the LOC143251562 gene encoding choline O-acetyltransferase-like, protein MIVPYYRVHRKLVSTYESASLRAFHLGRVDNIRAATIEALKWSQAMCDENQDVSKIQLFQDAIKKQTEILRYTVKGEGPDIHLVGLREMSTSGGHSMHALFLDRSYQEFMNFRLSTSQVPSDKGILVGYGPVVSDGYGCCYNPQNYYIDFCVSSFFSAQETSSDFFALSLEGSLLQMRELCLKAAEQQARKTEVLISASV, encoded by the exons ATGATTGTTCCTTATTACAGAGTACACCGAAAACTTGTGTCCACTTACGAAAGTGCTAGTCTTCGTGCATTTCATCTTGGTCGTGTTGACAATATTAGAGCAGCAACAATAGAAGCTTTGAAGTGGTCACAAGCAATGTGCGATGAAAATCAG GATGTTAGTAAAATCCAGTTGTTTCAAGATGCTATTAAGAAACAGACGGAAATTCTTCGTTAC ACCGTTAAAGGCGAAGGACCAGACATTCACCTAGTAGGGCTAAGAGAGATGTCAACATCAGGTGGACACAGCATGCATGCCTTATTCCTAGACAGATCTTATCAAGAATTTATGAATTTCAGGCTATCAACAAGTCAG GTTCCTTCAGATAAAGGAATATTAGTGGGTTATGGTCCAGTCGTCTCTGACGGCTACGGTTGCTGCTACAATCCTCAAAATTATTACATCGACTTCTGCGTTTCATCCTTCTTCAGCGCACAGGAGACGAGTTCAGACTTCTTCGCTTTAAGCCTCGAAGGTAGCTTGCTGCAAATGCGAGAATTGTGCTTGAAGGCTGCCGAGCAACAAGCCAGGAAAACGGAAGTGTTAATTTCGGCGTCTGTGTAA